A window of Streptomyces sp. NBC_01224 genomic DNA:
CGACCAGAAGTCGGCGGCCTTCTCCTTGTCCGCCTTGAGCGCAACGCCGTCGATCGCGTCGAGCGCGAGTCCGCGCTTGGCGCCGCGCGGGGTGGCGGGTGCGGAGCGGGCCGTGTCCTTGCCGTAGACGGCGATCAGCGGCAGCGACTTGGTGCTCGCGTCGTCGTAGCCCTGACGGATGAGTCCGGTGACGTTGAAGAGTTCTTCGTCGACCGTGCCCGCAGCCAGCGCGTCGGTGGCGGTGTCGGGGTAGACGTAGAGGTCCTTGCCGGACTGCCTGGTCTGCACGAGGGGGACGGTGCCGTCCTCGCGCGGCAGCGCGGTGACCGATGCGGCCCCCGAACTGTCCCTGCTCACCAGGACCTTGTCGCCGGTGACCAGGGTGACGGTGACCGGCTTGCCCTCCTTGGCGTCGGCGGCGGCGCTGCCGGTCAGTGGTCTCTTCGCGGTCGTCTCGTCCTGCGGCGCTGCCGCGGACGGTGCGATCGCGGTGACGGCCAGGACGGCGGCGGTGGCCGCTCCCAGTGCCGTACGCGATATCGGACGCATCGCTCTCCCCAAGTGAAACCGGAATATCTCTGAACAAACCGCGGCATTCCGGAGGTTGTTGGTACTGCGGTGGCGCCACATTGGCAGAGCGACGGGCGATAAAGGGATGATGTACACGGCGGGTTTACGCCGTGGCCGCTTTCCGCCACGACCGGGCGCCTGAAGACAGCGACATCGTGCGGAATCAATGCGTCCGGGAGGGGTCCGGGGATGCTGGGAGCCATAGGTCTCGACGAGATACAGGAGTCGGCGTACCGCGCGCTCGTGGCGGTGGGAGCCGCAGAGGTCTCCGATCTCGCGCACCGGCTGGCACTTCCCGAGTCGGACACCGAACGGGCGTTGCGCCGGCTGGAACAGCATGGGTTGGCCGCCCAGTCGTCGGCCCGTACGGGCCGTTGGGTGGCCGCGCCGCCGGCGGTGGCGCTGGGTGCGCTGCTGACCCAGCAGCGCCATGAGCTGGAGCAGGCGGAACTGGCGGCGGCGCTGCTCGCCGAGGAGTACCGGGCGGAGGCCACCGATTCGGCCGTGCACGATCTGGTCGAGGTGGTCACGGGCGCGAGCGCGGTGGCGCACCGTTTCCACCAGTTGCAGCTGGGTGCGACGAGTGAGGTGTGCGCCCTGGTCACAGGGAAGCCGATCGCGGTGAGCGGAATGGAGAACGAGGCCGAGGAGCAGGCCGCCACGCGCGGGGTGTCGTTCCGGGTGGTCATCGAGCGCGAGGTGCTGTCGCTGCCGTCCGGGATCCTGGAACTGTCGGCCGCGCTGAGCCGTGACGAGCGGTGCCGGGTCGTCGACCGGGTGCCCACCAAGCTGGTCGTCGCCGACGGCGCCCTGGCGATGGTGCCGCTGACCGGACGGGGCGCCGAGCCGGCTGCGCTGGTGGTGCATGCCTCCGGGCTGCTGGAGTCACTGATGGGGCTCTTCGAGGCGGTGTGGCGCGACGCCATGCCGCTCAGGCTCGGCGAGAGCGGCCGGCTGGAGGAGGAATCCACCGGGCCCGATGCGACGGACCTGGAGATTCTTTCGCTGCTGCTGGCCGGGCTGACGGATGCGAGCGTGGCGAAGCAGCTGGAGCTGGGGCTGCGGACCGTGCAAAGACGGGTGAAGGGCCTGATGGAGCTGACCGGGGTGTCGACCCGGCTTCAGCTGGGCTGGCACGCGTACGAGCGGGGCTGGGTGTCCCGGACGCCGCGGACCTGAACGAGGCCCCCGCCGGATACCCCGGCCCGGTGTCCCCGCCACTTCGTTGCGGCCCCGAGCTGCACCGGCACCCCGCCCCGAGCCGCGCTGACGGGCGGCACCGGCCGGACTCCGGCAGGCTGGTCAGATGGGAGTGTGGCAGCTCGTCGCCGTCGGCCTGGTGATGCTTCTCGGCCTGGTCGGCGTGCTGGTTCCGGGGGCGCCGGGGCAGGCGATCGTCTGGGCCGCCGTGCTGTGGTGGGCGTTGACCGACACGACTCCGGCCGCCTGGGGGGTACTCATGGGCGCCACCGCACTGCTTCTGCTGAACCAGGCGCTGAAGCCGTTGCTGCCGCCGCGCCGCCCCCGTGAGTCCGGTGCACCGCGCAAGACTCTGATGCTGGGCGGGGCCGGCGCGATCGTGGGCTTCTTCGTGGTGCCGGTGGTGGGCGGGATCGTCGGTTATGTGGGGGCGGTCTACGGGGCGGAGCGGCTGCGGCTCGGCAGCCACGGGGCGGGGTGGGCATCGGTCCGCTCGGTGATGCGGGCGACGGGCTATTCCGTGCTCGTCGAGCTCTACGCATGCCTGCTGGTGACGGGGGCCTGGCTGAGCGCGGTGATCTGGGCCTGACCTCCGCACCCCTCCCCCGACCATCTGGATGGATGCTGTCCAGATAGAGGGAAACACATCCGATCTCTCTCGCTCTGTTGACGCATGGATGCCCCGTGCCTACCTTCCTTGAAGGAATAGCTCGGATGAATTGATGTGCCTGCGTACGAGTCGCCAGGAGACGCCTTGCCCACAGCACCGGACCCCTCCCGCCCGTCCCGGAACGAAGCCCCGTCCCCCTCCCGAAGAAGCGTTCTCGCCACCGGCACCGCGATCGGCGGCGCACTCGTGGTGGGCGGTGCGTCCGTCCCCGCCCAGGCAGCCGCCCCTGCCGCCCCTGGACCCGCCGCCCCGGCCCCTGTCACCGTGCACTCCCCCGACGACAGCTGGCGCACGGTCCTGGACGACGCCGACCTGCTCTGGCAGAAGCTGCCGAAGACCTGGTACGAGGGGCCGTATCTGGGCAACGGCCGCCTCGGCTCCGGCATCTACGCCGAGCCCGGCGCCACCACCACGGCCGTCCGGTTCAACGTCCAGCACTCCGAGGTCCAGGACCACCGCCCCGAGTTCGGCTCCCTCTTCGGCCTCGCCCGCCTCCCGATCGGCCACTTCACCCTGGAACCGGCCGGCACCATCACGGGCATCGAGTGGTGGATGCGGCTGCGCACCGCCGAACTCGAAGGCACCGTCACCACGACCGCGGGCACCCTGAAGCTCCGCGCCTTCGTCCACTCCTCCAGCGATCTGCTCGCCGTGGAGGTCACCCCGAGCGCGGGCGAGCAGGATTTCCGCTGGGTCTTTCACCCGGCCGACGCGATCAGCCCGCGTGCCGCTTTCAAGCCCCTCCCGGACGGCTACACCGGCAACCCGCCCGCAGTGACCGAAG
This region includes:
- a CDS encoding helix-turn-helix domain-containing protein — protein: MLGAIGLDEIQESAYRALVAVGAAEVSDLAHRLALPESDTERALRRLEQHGLAAQSSARTGRWVAAPPAVALGALLTQQRHELEQAELAAALLAEEYRAEATDSAVHDLVEVVTGASAVAHRFHQLQLGATSEVCALVTGKPIAVSGMENEAEEQAATRGVSFRVVIEREVLSLPSGILELSAALSRDERCRVVDRVPTKLVVADGALAMVPLTGRGAEPAALVVHASGLLESLMGLFEAVWRDAMPLRLGESGRLEEESTGPDATDLEILSLLLAGLTDASVAKQLELGLRTVQRRVKGLMELTGVSTRLQLGWHAYERGWVSRTPRT
- a CDS encoding DUF456 domain-containing protein, translated to MGVWQLVAVGLVMLLGLVGVLVPGAPGQAIVWAAVLWWALTDTTPAAWGVLMGATALLLLNQALKPLLPPRRPRESGAPRKTLMLGGAGAIVGFFVVPVVGGIVGYVGAVYGAERLRLGSHGAGWASVRSVMRATGYSVLVELYACLLVTGAWLSAVIWA